In Trueperaceae bacterium, a genomic segment contains:
- a CDS encoding tellurite resistance/C4-dicarboxylate transporter family protein, whose amino-acid sequence MATAALSVAAHAQGAARLAALLGWLNVGMYAVLLALLVWRVARYPRDVMADLSDHLKSPGFFTLVAGTCTLGSQLLVEGGPAGVAWLLWAVGITTWAAVMYTVFTALTIKDGKPPLEEGLSGAWLLAVVATQSVSVLSALLAPRLGPAARLGFEFLALSLLLFGGMLYVWMISLIFYRYTFLPLAPSDLSPPYWINMGAMAISTLAGATLLLTSGGASPLLGPLHAFVAGVTVLFWATGTWWIPMLLTLGAWRHVARRFPWRYDVSYWGAVFPLAMYTLATSRLSQALDLEFLRVVPRVGLVVASAAWVVVFIGMARAVLAAGVRQAAGARPA is encoded by the coding sequence ATGGCGACCGCCGCGCTCAGCGTGGCCGCCCACGCGCAGGGCGCGGCGCGCCTGGCCGCGCTCCTCGGCTGGCTGAACGTGGGCATGTACGCGGTACTACTGGCCTTGCTGGTGTGGCGCGTCGCGCGCTACCCGCGCGACGTGATGGCCGACCTGAGCGATCACCTGAAGAGCCCCGGCTTCTTCACGTTGGTGGCCGGCACCTGCACGCTCGGGAGCCAGCTCCTCGTCGAGGGCGGTCCGGCAGGCGTGGCGTGGCTGCTCTGGGCCGTGGGGATCACGACGTGGGCCGCCGTCATGTACACGGTCTTCACCGCGCTGACGATCAAGGACGGGAAGCCGCCGCTGGAGGAGGGCCTCTCGGGAGCGTGGCTCCTCGCGGTCGTGGCCACCCAGTCCGTCTCGGTGCTGAGCGCCCTCCTGGCGCCGCGCTTGGGGCCGGCCGCCAGGCTCGGGTTCGAGTTCCTCGCGCTGTCGCTCCTGCTGTTCGGCGGGATGCTCTACGTCTGGATGATCTCGCTGATCTTCTACCGCTACACGTTCCTGCCGCTCGCGCCCAGCGACCTCTCGCCGCCCTACTGGATCAACATGGGCGCCATGGCCATCTCCACGCTGGCCGGCGCGACCCTGCTGCTCACCAGCGGTGGGGCGTCGCCGCTGCTCGGGCCGCTGCACGCGTTCGTTGCCGGCGTGACCGTCCTGTTCTGGGCAACGGGCACCTGGTGGATCCCCATGCTGCTCACGCTGGGCGCCTGGCGCCACGTGGCCAGGCGGTTCCCCTGGCGCTACGACGTCAGCTACTGGGGCGCCGTCTTCCCGCTCGCCATGTACACGCTGGCGACGTCGCGCCTCAGCCAGGCGCTCGACCTCGAGTTCCTTCGCGTCGTGCCGCGGGTGGGCCTCGTGGTGGCGTCGGCCGCCTGGGTCGTCGTGTTCATCGGCATGGCGCGGGCCGTGCTCGCCGCGGGCGTGCGGCAGGCCGCGGGCGCCCGCCCGGCCTGA
- the modA gene encoding molybdate ABC transporter substrate-binding protein, with translation MLLAPAFLAPPVHAAAPNDPAGPGPVTSTMIVSAASSLTEAFEELAAEFERLHPGVRVELNLGGSSTLATQVLNGAPVDVLASADSLQMARVEGAGLVSGAPRVFAANVLVAITPAGSSLTDLADLAAPGVRLVLAGPEVPAGRYAREWLGALDPIFGVGFAAKALANLVSEETNVRQVAAKVELGEADAAIVYATDVRVLAGVRVLPTAGLPEMRTEYLLAALATGDAARSALAEEFVALVLSPQGEAALTARGFAAP, from the coding sequence GTGCTGTTGGCACCGGCCTTCCTGGCGCCACCGGTGCATGCCGCCGCGCCCAACGACCCCGCCGGACCGGGACCCGTGACGTCCACCATGATCGTCTCGGCCGCCTCGAGCCTCACCGAGGCGTTCGAGGAGCTGGCGGCGGAGTTCGAGCGCCTACACCCGGGAGTGCGGGTCGAGCTCAACCTCGGTGGCTCGAGCACGCTCGCCACGCAGGTGCTGAACGGCGCTCCGGTCGACGTTCTCGCCAGCGCCGACAGCCTCCAGATGGCGCGCGTGGAAGGCGCCGGCTTGGTCTCGGGGGCTCCCAGGGTGTTCGCGGCAAACGTCCTCGTGGCCATCACGCCGGCCGGGTCGAGCTTGACGGACCTGGCCGACCTGGCCGCGCCCGGCGTGCGGCTCGTGCTGGCCGGACCGGAGGTCCCGGCGGGTCGCTACGCCCGCGAGTGGCTCGGTGCTCTCGATCCCATCTTCGGTGTCGGCTTCGCTGCGAAGGCGCTCGCCAACCTGGTCTCGGAAGAGACCAACGTGCGCCAGGTGGCCGCCAAGGTCGAGCTCGGTGAGGCGGACGCGGCCATCGTGTACGCCACCGACGTCCGCGTCCTGGCGGGCGTGCGCGTGCTGCCAACGGCCGGCCTGCCCGAGATGCGCACGGAGTACCTACTGGCGGCGCTCGCCACCGGTGACGCGGCTCGTTCGGCGCTCGCCGAGGAGTTCGTGGCGCTCGTGCTCTCGCCGCAGGGCGAGGCGGCGCTGACCGCCCGCGGCTTCGCGGCGCCCTGA
- the modB gene encoding molybdate ABC transporter permease subunit: protein MPRGPRRRPSATLAGRPFSPLVVAATIVFGALVLLPVLAIVTRALGPGTLARFLSPGGMEALRLSLLTTSISLGLTVLLGTPTALVLARGRFRGLRLFDAVVDLPIVLPPVVAGVGLLLVFGSSGWLGAPLRQLGVRLPFTTAAVVLAQLFVASPYYVRALKAGFRAVPERLEAVSLTLGKGRAETFWRVTFPLALPHLVEGAVMAWARALGEFGATIVFAGSLAGRTRTLPLAIYAALERDLDSATTLAALLAGTAFVILIVFRAALRRPVEAGRAP from the coding sequence ATGCCGCGCGGACCCCGGCGGAGACCCAGCGCGACCCTGGCCGGTCGTCCGTTCAGTCCGCTGGTGGTGGCCGCGACCATCGTCTTCGGCGCGCTTGTGCTGCTGCCGGTCCTCGCCATAGTCACGCGGGCGCTGGGACCGGGCACCCTCGCCCGCTTCCTGAGCCCTGGAGGCATGGAGGCGCTCCGCCTGAGCCTCCTCACGACCTCCATCTCGCTGGGTCTCACCGTCTTGCTGGGCACTCCCACCGCGTTGGTGCTGGCGCGCGGCCGGTTCCGCGGCCTGCGGCTGTTCGACGCGGTCGTCGACCTCCCCATCGTCCTGCCGCCGGTGGTGGCGGGCGTCGGGCTCCTGCTCGTGTTCGGCAGTTCCGGCTGGCTCGGCGCCCCGCTCCGGCAGCTCGGTGTGCGGCTGCCGTTCACCACCGCCGCCGTCGTGCTCGCGCAGCTCTTCGTGGCGAGCCCGTACTACGTCCGCGCGCTCAAGGCGGGCTTCCGCGCCGTGCCCGAACGGCTGGAGGCCGTGTCGCTGACCCTCGGCAAGGGTCGCGCCGAGACGTTCTGGCGCGTGACCTTCCCCCTCGCTCTCCCCCACCTCGTGGAGGGCGCGGTCATGGCGTGGGCCCGCGCGCTGGGCGAGTTCGGCGCCACCATCGTCTTCGCGGGCAGCCTCGCGGGGCGCACGCGCACCCTGCCCCTCGCCATCTACGCGGCCCTGGAGCGCGACCTTGACAGCGCCACCACGCTGGCGGCGCTCCTGGCCGGCACCGCGTTCGTCATCCTGATCGTCTTCCGGGCCGCGCTGCGCCGCCCCGTGGAAGCCGGGAGGGCGCCGTGA
- a CDS encoding potassium transporter Kup, translated as MSLGALGVVYGDLGTSPLYAFRESFHGHALAADQANVLGVLSLIAWSLIVVVSVKYLTFVMRADNHGEGGILILTALVTPVNARRGGGRWFLIMLGLFGAALLYGDGMITPAITVLSAVEGLSVATSVFDPYVVPLTVAILVAIFAMQRLGSGGVGRIFGPVMLVWFLTLAVLGVNQVAREPGVLAALNPVHGVAFFVHNGWAGFLVLGSVVLVLTGAEALYADMGHFGKRSIRLAWYAVVLPAVLLNYFGQGALMLADPSAAGNPFYRLAPGWALYPLVVVATLAAVIASQSLISGAFSLAMQSVQLGYSPRLDIRHTSADERGQVYSPTVNWALMLACIALVLAFRSSSNLAAAYGVAVTATMLITTALFYVVARERFGWPRRLAVPIVGLFLLIDLAFFGANLLKVPAGGWVPLVVAAAIFTVMTTWRRGRQIVAQRLADKRVPAAALIERLATDPPHRVPGTGIYMSGNPFFAPPALLHNLEHNKVLHERVLLVAVETEELPRLPRKERREVTALGHGVHQVVLHFGFMQNPHVPHELTNLELDGGRFDPRAATYFLGRETLLPTKNRGMALWREALFAFLARNAQSATAFFDIPSDRVVEIGSQVEL; from the coding sequence TTGTCGCTCGGCGCGCTCGGCGTCGTCTACGGCGACCTCGGCACCAGTCCCCTATACGCGTTCCGCGAGTCGTTCCACGGGCACGCACTTGCCGCCGACCAGGCCAACGTGCTGGGCGTGCTGTCACTCATCGCTTGGTCGCTGATCGTCGTGGTGTCGGTCAAGTACCTCACCTTCGTCATGCGCGCCGACAACCACGGCGAGGGCGGCATCCTCATCCTCACGGCGCTCGTCACCCCCGTGAACGCCCGCCGCGGCGGCGGGCGCTGGTTCCTGATCATGCTGGGGCTGTTCGGCGCGGCGCTGCTGTATGGCGACGGCATGATCACCCCCGCCATCACCGTCCTCTCGGCCGTGGAGGGCCTGAGCGTCGCCACGAGCGTGTTCGACCCGTACGTCGTGCCCCTCACCGTCGCCATCCTCGTCGCCATCTTCGCCATGCAGCGCCTCGGCTCCGGCGGGGTGGGGAGGATCTTCGGCCCCGTCATGCTCGTCTGGTTCCTCACGCTGGCGGTCCTGGGCGTCAACCAGGTCGCGCGCGAACCGGGCGTGCTGGCCGCCCTCAACCCCGTTCACGGAGTCGCCTTCTTCGTCCACAACGGTTGGGCCGGGTTCTTGGTCCTCGGCTCGGTGGTCCTGGTCCTCACGGGCGCCGAGGCGCTGTACGCCGACATGGGCCACTTCGGCAAGCGCTCCATCCGCCTCGCCTGGTACGCGGTCGTGTTGCCGGCGGTGCTGCTCAACTACTTCGGGCAGGGCGCCCTGATGCTCGCCGACCCGAGCGCGGCCGGCAACCCCTTCTACCGGCTGGCGCCCGGGTGGGCGCTCTACCCCCTGGTCGTCGTGGCCACCCTGGCGGCGGTGATAGCCTCCCAGTCCCTCATCTCCGGCGCCTTCTCCCTCGCCATGCAGTCGGTGCAGCTTGGTTATAGCCCACGCCTCGACATCAGGCACACGTCGGCCGACGAGCGGGGGCAGGTCTACTCCCCCACCGTCAACTGGGCGCTGATGCTCGCCTGCATCGCGCTGGTGCTGGCGTTCCGCTCCTCCAGCAACCTGGCGGCCGCCTACGGCGTGGCCGTCACGGCGACCATGCTCATCACCACCGCCCTCTTCTACGTCGTGGCCCGCGAGCGCTTCGGGTGGCCGCGCCGCTTGGCCGTCCCCATCGTCGGGCTGTTCCTGCTGATCGACCTGGCGTTCTTCGGCGCCAACCTGCTCAAGGTCCCCGCCGGCGGCTGGGTCCCCCTCGTCGTCGCGGCCGCGATCTTCACGGTCATGACCACCTGGCGCCGGGGCCGGCAGATCGTGGCGCAGCGCCTGGCCGACAAGCGCGTCCCCGCCGCCGCGTTGATCGAGCGGCTCGCCACGGACCCGCCGCACCGCGTGCCCGGGACCGGCATCTACATGTCCGGCAACCCCTTCTTCGCCCCGCCCGCCCTCCTCCACAACCTCGAGCACAACAAGGTGCTGCACGAGCGGGTCCTCCTCGTGGCGGTCGAGACGGAGGAGCTGCCCCGGTTGCCGCGCAAGGAGCGGCGCGAGGTGACGGCGCTCGGCCACGGCGTCCACCAGGTTGTCCTCCACTTCGGGTTCATGCAGAACCCGCACGTCCCTCACGAACTGACGAACCTGGAACTCGACGGCGGACGGTTCGACCCGCGCGCCGCGACCTACTTCCTCGGCCGCGAGACCCTCCTGCCCACGAAGAACCGGGGCATGGCGCTATGGCGCGAGGCGCTCTTCGCGTTCCTGGCGCGCAACGCGCAGTCGGCGACCGCGTTCTTCGACATCCCAAGCGACCGGGTGGTCGAGATCGGCTCGCAGGTGGAGCTGTGA
- a CDS encoding GAF domain-containing protein, which yields MVDADQRIVEFDHGAEVLLCFPRERALGRLCYEVVRGGDRAGSPVCGPGCPGLAALRGGKLRAAVDLHVPAHGRPERLACRLTALPEEAGGAVVSLTPRGSRGGDQRSVAPGPGSMTDDLAALATVMSALAGSPVEDGLQHALELVREATGADVAELFLTEPSGRGLVLTCHAGTFRQAFTEELRFGLGEGFPGRVLASGAPLFSRSLQDDDRYLRERVKEAGFTAYACAPLHHAGKVVGSIGVASRAADPAALEHAEAFLRLVGAPIGTAVQAAFSQQLAATANVPANTAPGEALVLLLEQMIAAADADAGEVRLLPVDQGSPPGGGANLGAEAPACLPLRTGRLTDCPVLGEGHGVLRCGRPASWPTQCRAGRASAGHRMCVPLEEAGAPIGVVSLWQRHAVPLPSKDLVKVETLAVAAGRLAAQVRAAKRVGHPGHPEKGEPAPALVGGGSQQPGATLGAGVAQGAPRVHVRCFGPFRVWLDGAALLPQDFGRRKALTLLKVLIANHGRTVAGDALIEALWPGANPATKTSQLHVLVHVLRKLLEAEESAPASGAALVVTEGDGYAFVGSGAWIDKAEFRTLAAAAVRARSAGRAEEAIAAGEAAVALYRGDFMEDEPYADWCWQERETLRETCLEVAGLLAGLLGARSGWERAVRHLRLALRLDPLREALHRDLMHALWAGGRRDEALHQFILCEELLARELGVGPLPETVRLADRIRELPGPG from the coding sequence GTGGTAGACGCAGACCAGCGCATCGTGGAGTTCGACCACGGCGCCGAGGTCCTCCTCTGCTTCCCGCGGGAGAGGGCGCTCGGGCGGCTCTGCTACGAGGTCGTGCGGGGCGGCGACCGGGCCGGCTCCCCCGTGTGTGGGCCGGGTTGCCCGGGTCTGGCGGCGCTGCGGGGCGGCAAGCTCCGCGCGGCGGTGGACCTGCACGTGCCAGCGCACGGCCGGCCCGAGCGTCTCGCCTGCCGACTGACCGCCCTGCCGGAGGAGGCGGGCGGCGCGGTCGTCTCGCTCACGCCGCGGGGCAGCAGGGGCGGCGACCAGCGGTCGGTCGCTCCCGGGCCGGGGAGCATGACCGACGACCTGGCCGCACTCGCCACCGTCATGAGCGCGCTCGCCGGCTCTCCGGTCGAAGACGGGCTCCAGCACGCCCTCGAGCTCGTCCGCGAGGCAACGGGCGCCGACGTGGCCGAGCTCTTCCTCACCGAACCGAGCGGCCGAGGCTTGGTCCTGACCTGCCACGCCGGCACCTTCAGGCAGGCGTTCACCGAGGAGCTGCGCTTCGGCCTGGGCGAGGGCTTCCCCGGCCGCGTGCTGGCGAGCGGTGCCCCGCTCTTCAGCAGGTCGTTGCAGGACGACGACCGCTACCTGCGCGAACGCGTCAAGGAGGCCGGCTTCACGGCCTACGCGTGCGCTCCCCTCCACCACGCCGGCAAGGTGGTCGGGTCCATCGGCGTCGCCTCCCGCGCGGCGGACCCGGCCGCGCTCGAACACGCCGAGGCCTTCCTCCGCCTCGTCGGCGCCCCGATCGGGACGGCGGTGCAGGCCGCTTTCAGCCAACAGCTCGCCGCCACCGCCAACGTCCCGGCCAACACGGCACCCGGCGAGGCGCTCGTGCTGCTGCTCGAGCAGATGATCGCCGCCGCCGACGCCGACGCGGGCGAGGTGCGTCTGCTTCCCGTCGACCAGGGAAGCCCGCCCGGTGGCGGGGCCAACCTCGGCGCCGAGGCGCCGGCCTGTCTGCCGCTTCGCACCGGCCGGCTCACCGACTGTCCCGTGCTCGGCGAGGGTCACGGCGTCCTGCGCTGCGGCCGGCCCGCCTCGTGGCCAACGCAGTGCCGAGCGGGGCGCGCGTCCGCCGGTCACCGCATGTGCGTGCCGCTCGAGGAGGCCGGCGCGCCCATAGGCGTCGTGAGCCTCTGGCAACGGCACGCCGTCCCGCTGCCGAGCAAGGACCTGGTGAAGGTCGAGACGTTGGCCGTCGCGGCCGGGCGCCTCGCGGCGCAGGTTAGGGCCGCCAAGCGCGTGGGTCACCCCGGTCACCCCGAGAAGGGCGAGCCCGCGCCTGCGCTCGTGGGCGGCGGCTCTCAGCAGCCCGGAGCCACCCTCGGTGCCGGCGTCGCGCAAGGTGCGCCACGCGTGCACGTCAGGTGCTTCGGGCCGTTCCGGGTCTGGCTCGACGGCGCCGCCCTCCTCCCCCAAGACTTCGGGAGGCGCAAGGCCCTCACGCTCCTCAAGGTCCTCATCGCGAACCACGGGAGGACCGTCGCCGGCGACGCGCTCATCGAGGCGCTGTGGCCGGGCGCGAACCCGGCCACCAAGACGAGCCAGCTTCACGTGCTGGTGCACGTGCTGCGCAAGCTCCTCGAAGCAGAGGAATCCGCGCCCGCGTCGGGCGCCGCGCTCGTCGTCACGGAGGGTGACGGCTACGCCTTCGTGGGCTCCGGCGCCTGGATAGACAAGGCGGAGTTCCGGACCTTGGCCGCGGCGGCCGTGCGGGCGCGGTCGGCCGGTAGGGCCGAGGAGGCGATAGCCGCCGGTGAGGCCGCGGTGGCGCTGTACCGGGGCGACTTCATGGAGGACGAACCCTACGCCGACTGGTGTTGGCAGGAACGCGAGACGCTGCGAGAGACGTGCCTCGAGGTGGCGGGCCTCCTCGCCGGGCTGCTCGGCGCCCGGTCTGGTTGGGAGCGCGCCGTGCGCCACCTGCGCCTGGCCCTCAGGCTCGACCCGCTGCGGGAGGCGCTCCACCGCGACCTCATGCACGCGCTGTGGGCGGGCGGGAGGCGCGACGAGGCGCTGCACCAGTTCATCCTCTGCGAGGAACTCCTCGCGCGCGAGCTCGGCGTGGGGCCGTTGCCCGAGACCGTCAGGCTCGCCGACCGGATCCGCGAACTGCCCGGGCCCGGTTGA
- a CDS encoding ABC transporter ATP-binding protein, whose amino-acid sequence MSDPAVLDLGLELSLPGFAARVRLRSRSRRTALFGRSGSGKTLLLEVLAGLRRPDSGYVRVLGETFFDRAARVDVTPAARRVGYVPQAYDLFPHMSAAANVGYGVRGPKRERVRELLRLVDLENAAHRRPHELSGGERQRVAVARALGAEPRLLLLDEPFSALDDHVRRGLRASLAELLTELATPVVLVTHDMEEATRLADEIVVLERGAAIQVGTADDVLRRPATAGVADLVGMTNRLTGPVLEATDRSVLVRWGTSPMAAAARTGVRAGATVTLGLRPEALRVLGPAGNGAAEGRAGPPPNQQAFEATVERLEREGLYWLLLARGPDGTRLVSKYLGPHGAGLDADWTPTPGERVLLAADTDALWPLVEEGHLGEG is encoded by the coding sequence GTGAGCGACCCGGCGGTTCTCGACCTGGGTTTGGAGCTGTCCCTACCGGGGTTCGCGGCGCGCGTGCGGTTGCGGAGCCGGAGCCGCCGCACCGCCCTGTTCGGGAGATCGGGCTCCGGCAAGACGCTCCTCCTCGAGGTGTTGGCCGGGCTCCGGCGGCCCGATTCGGGGTACGTGAGGGTCCTGGGCGAGACGTTCTTCGACCGCGCCGCGCGCGTCGACGTGACCCCCGCGGCCCGGCGCGTCGGTTACGTCCCGCAGGCGTACGACCTGTTCCCTCACATGAGCGCCGCCGCCAACGTCGGTTACGGCGTCCGCGGGCCGAAGCGGGAGCGCGTGCGTGAGCTACTCCGCCTCGTCGACCTGGAGAACGCGGCCCACAGGAGGCCGCACGAGCTGTCCGGCGGGGAGCGGCAACGCGTGGCGGTGGCTCGAGCGCTCGGCGCGGAGCCACGCCTCTTGCTGCTCGACGAGCCGTTCTCGGCGCTCGACGACCACGTGAGGCGCGGCCTTCGCGCGTCCCTCGCCGAGCTCCTGACCGAGCTTGCCACGCCCGTGGTGCTCGTTACGCACGACATGGAGGAGGCCACGCGCTTGGCCGACGAGATCGTGGTGCTGGAGCGGGGCGCCGCCATCCAGGTGGGGACGGCGGACGACGTGCTGCGCAGGCCGGCCACGGCCGGGGTGGCCGACCTGGTCGGCATGACGAACCGACTGACGGGCCCCGTCCTCGAGGCCACGGACCGCTCGGTGCTCGTGCGGTGGGGCACGAGCCCCATGGCAGCCGCGGCCCGCACCGGCGTGCGCGCCGGCGCCACCGTCACCCTGGGCCTGAGGCCGGAGGCGCTACGCGTCCTCGGGCCGGCCGGGAACGGCGCGGCCGAGGGCCGGGCCGGACCGCCGCCCAACCAGCAGGCGTTCGAGGCGACGGTCGAGCGTCTCGAGCGCGAGGGGCTCTACTGGCTCCTCCTCGCGCGCGGACCCGACGGCACGCGGCTCGTCTCCAAGTACCTGGGTCCGCACGGCGCCGGGCTCGACGCGGATTGGACGCCGACGCCCGGTGAGCGCGTGCTGCTAGCGGCCGACACCGACGCCCTATGGCCACTCGTCGAAGAAGGCCACCTCGGAGAGGGGTAG
- a CDS encoding CopG family transcriptional regulator, translating into MTLRLDADLYKNVKVIAAQRDSSISALVSSKLVELVEEETGYAKARSRALEYLEVGFDLGTGGRIDWTRDDLHDC; encoded by the coding sequence CTGACACTGAGGCTCGATGCGGACCTCTACAAGAACGTGAAGGTGATCGCCGCGCAGCGCGACAGCTCGATCTCTGCGTTGGTATCGAGCAAACTGGTCGAGCTGGTCGAAGAGGAAACGGGCTACGCCAAGGCCCGTTCGCGAGCGTTGGAGTACCTAGAGGTCGGCTTCGATCTCGGTACCGGCGGGCGCATCGACTGGACCCGCGACGACCTCCATGACTGCTAG
- a CDS encoding nitroreductase family protein: MRDRADMAVGAGARTLARAPATHVGPDRALELVLAAAGRLGVRSVATASAVGSVLAEDVVSDRAYPPFDRAMMDGFAVTVADAGRRVPVVGEVAAGARAAGALEGGTAVAVMTGAPCPAGTQAVVPVEEASAAEDGMTVPAGVVAGQNIAGAGSERHAGAVVLRAGVEITPLRLAVLESVGARRVLVNRAPSLAVITTGDEVVPSGAEPGPTEIRGSNGPMILAMARAAGVVTAVHEHVRDDRLAIVGALVAAGDHDVVVLSGGVSAGRYDLVPGALAAWGAEVVFHKVEQKPGHPLLFATRGNQLVFGLPGNPMASHLGFHRYVRAAIRGMVGLDPAPAGDTGRLAEEFRVGGRRTLFQPCLVARDESGWAVTPVRTKGSADLFGAAVANALVRLEPGEEPHRAGTRVRFEWLAEPVGIGAGPAVPAPVVAGPEASEPTAPSTDPHGDVLAAITERRAWRALADTPVPVPLLVRALEAARWAPSAGNGQPWRFVVAVRGTGPFERLAATLTPGNAWAKAARYLIVVAVRTWHEHPTKPPKPNRLALLEAGLALGNLVTQATQDGLVAHPFDGFDNAGARAAVGVPEGFEVTVMVAIGIRGDPALLDERTRAKDARPRERLPLSEVAFFDEWP, encoded by the coding sequence ATGCGAGATCGAGCTGATATGGCCGTTGGCGCCGGTGCCCGAACGTTAGCACGGGCGCCGGCCACGCACGTCGGACCCGACCGCGCGCTCGAGCTGGTGCTGGCCGCAGCCGGTCGGCTGGGTGTGAGGAGCGTGGCGACCGCGTCGGCCGTCGGCTCCGTGCTAGCGGAGGACGTCGTCAGCGACCGCGCCTACCCGCCGTTCGACCGCGCGATGATGGACGGCTTCGCGGTGACCGTCGCCGACGCGGGCAGGCGCGTTCCCGTCGTCGGCGAGGTGGCGGCCGGCGCGCGCGCCGCGGGGGCGCTCGAAGGGGGCACCGCCGTGGCGGTGATGACCGGGGCCCCGTGCCCCGCCGGGACGCAGGCGGTCGTGCCCGTGGAGGAGGCGTCGGCGGCCGAGGACGGCATGACCGTGCCCGCCGGCGTGGTCGCCGGGCAGAACATCGCCGGTGCCGGCTCCGAACGACACGCCGGGGCCGTGGTGCTCCGGGCCGGGGTCGAGATCACTCCGTTGCGGCTCGCCGTGCTGGAGAGCGTCGGCGCACGGCGCGTGCTCGTCAACCGGGCGCCGTCCCTCGCGGTCATCACGACCGGGGACGAGGTCGTGCCCTCGGGCGCGGAACCGGGTCCGACGGAGATCAGGGGCTCCAACGGCCCGATGATCCTCGCCATGGCCCGCGCCGCCGGCGTGGTGACCGCCGTTCACGAACACGTGAGGGACGACCGCCTCGCCATAGTGGGCGCCCTCGTGGCGGCCGGCGACCACGACGTCGTGGTGCTGTCCGGCGGCGTCTCGGCCGGCCGCTACGACCTCGTGCCGGGCGCGCTGGCCGCTTGGGGCGCCGAAGTCGTGTTCCACAAGGTCGAGCAGAAGCCCGGCCATCCCCTCCTCTTCGCCACCAGGGGCAACCAGCTGGTCTTCGGGTTGCCGGGCAACCCCATGGCCAGCCACCTCGGCTTCCACAGGTACGTGCGCGCCGCCATCCGCGGCATGGTGGGGCTCGATCCGGCGCCGGCGGGCGACACGGGCCGGCTAGCGGAGGAGTTCCGCGTGGGCGGGAGGCGCACCCTGTTCCAACCTTGCCTGGTGGCGCGGGACGAGTCGGGCTGGGCCGTCACCCCGGTCCGCACCAAGGGGAGCGCCGACCTGTTCGGGGCCGCCGTGGCGAACGCCCTCGTAAGGCTCGAGCCGGGGGAGGAACCCCACAGGGCCGGGACGCGAGTCCGCTTCGAGTGGCTGGCGGAGCCGGTCGGCATCGGTGCCGGGCCGGCGGTTCCCGCGCCAGTGGTGGCCGGGCCCGAGGCCTCCGAGCCGACGGCGCCTTCTACCGACCCGCATGGCGACGTTCTCGCTGCCATCACGGAGCGCCGCGCCTGGCGGGCGCTGGCCGACACGCCCGTGCCGGTGCCCCTCCTCGTGCGGGCCCTCGAGGCCGCGCGCTGGGCGCCCTCGGCGGGCAACGGGCAGCCGTGGCGGTTCGTGGTGGCGGTAAGGGGCACCGGGCCGTTCGAACGCCTCGCCGCCACGCTCACGCCGGGCAACGCCTGGGCGAAGGCCGCCAGGTACCTGATCGTCGTGGCCGTCAGGACCTGGCACGAACACCCGACCAAGCCGCCGAAGCCCAACCGGCTGGCTCTCCTCGAGGCGGGCCTCGCGCTCGGCAACCTCGTCACCCAGGCCACGCAGGACGGGCTCGTGGCGCACCCCTTCGACGGCTTCGACAACGCCGGTGCGCGCGCGGCCGTGGGCGTTCCCGAGGGGTTCGAGGTCACGGTCATGGTCGCCATCGGGATCCGGGGCGATCCCGCTCTGCTCGACGAGAGGACGCGGGCCAAGGACGCCAGGCCCCGCGAACGCCTACCCCTCTCCGAGGTGGCCTTCTTCGACGAGTGGCCATAG
- a CDS encoding DinB family protein, with the protein MGSAPYVTFDRFLDHWGGVRYVTIETLRCFGPEDLGYRLVPEWRTVAELFHHVGAHQYFVARGVLLGRWDPLPGEPDADWDAHRAAACDSATTLESWLVEAQAKMAAWAGSAAPDRLERIADDNPWHEGMRGWLLLHHAYQDELHHRGQLYAVARLLGRTPPVVYAEEHEEYWLPRKGR; encoded by the coding sequence ATGGGCAGCGCCCCGTACGTGACCTTCGACCGCTTCCTCGATCACTGGGGCGGCGTCCGCTACGTGACCATCGAGACGCTGCGGTGTTTCGGTCCTGAGGACCTCGGGTATCGCCTCGTGCCCGAGTGGCGCACCGTAGCCGAGCTCTTCCACCACGTCGGCGCGCACCAGTACTTCGTCGCCAGGGGCGTGCTGTTGGGGAGATGGGACCCGCTGCCGGGCGAGCCCGATGCGGATTGGGACGCGCACCGCGCGGCCGCGTGTGACTCCGCGACGACGCTGGAGTCCTGGTTGGTGGAAGCGCAGGCGAAGATGGCGGCCTGGGCCGGGAGCGCGGCGCCGGACCGGCTCGAGCGGATCGCCGATGACAACCCGTGGCACGAGGGCATGCGGGGGTGGTTGCTCCTGCACCACGCGTACCAAGACGAGCTACACCACCGCGGGCAGCTCTACGCGGTCGCCCGCCTGCTGGGCCGCACCCCGCCCGTCGTCTACGCGGAGGAGCACGAGGAGTACTGGCTGCCACGGAAGGGGCGGTAG